One window from the genome of Devosia yakushimensis encodes:
- a CDS encoding TfoX/Sxy family protein: MSTQQKTVDYILEQAAGAGTVTARKMFGEYGMYCDGKVMAFICDDQLFIKPTQAGRDYLGEVTEGEAYPGSKMYFVIEGDRWDDADWLAELVRVTAAELPEPKVKKSKS; encoded by the coding sequence GTGAGCACCCAGCAGAAGACGGTCGACTATATTCTCGAGCAGGCGGCGGGGGCCGGCACTGTCACCGCCCGCAAGATGTTCGGTGAATATGGCATGTATTGTGACGGCAAGGTCATGGCCTTCATCTGTGATGACCAGCTGTTCATCAAGCCGACTCAGGCGGGGCGGGACTATCTGGGCGAGGTCACCGAAGGGGAGGCCTATCCCGGCTCCAAGATGTATTTCGTGATCGAGGGCGACCGCTGGGACGATGCTGATTGGCTGGCGGAGCTGGTGCGGGTGACTGCGGCGGAATTGCCGGAGCCGAAGGTGAAGAAGAGCAAGAGTTAG
- a CDS encoding UxaA family hydrolase, translating to MSETLTRPQSRTLVLNAADNIAVALANLEVGSDTPQGVTIKRRVPKGHKFASRAIRAGEAIVKFGQIIGFAKEAIPAGDWVHEHNCGMGGADGSLKHDYAFAEGAIAPDMIPVGQRATFEGYRRANGKVGTRNYVGILTSVNCSATVAKFIAEGINRSGILDDYPEIDGVVPFVHGTGCGMESRGEGFDILKRTQWGYTSNPNLGAAMLVGLGCEVFQIGRMKEMYGIVESDTFQTMTIQESGGTKKIIEWGIERMKEMLPVAARAKRETIDASELTLALQCGGSDGYSGITANPALGYAADILVRNGGTAILSETPEIYGAEHLLTRRAVSREVGEKLISRIHWWEDYTARNHGEMNNNPSPGNKLGGLTTILEKSLGAAAKGGTTPLTAVYEYAEPVTEKGFVFMDTPGFDPVSATGQVAGGANILAFTTGRGSAYGCKPVPSIKLATNSDMYGRMQDDMDINCGDIVEGVSIEAKGQEIFDLMLRVASGEKTKSEALGYGDNEFVPWQVGATM from the coding sequence ATGTCCGAAACCCTGACCCGTCCCCAAAGCCGTACGCTGGTGTTGAACGCGGCCGACAATATCGCCGTGGCCCTCGCCAATCTGGAAGTGGGGAGCGACACGCCGCAGGGCGTTACCATAAAGCGCCGCGTGCCCAAGGGGCACAAGTTTGCCAGCCGGGCAATCCGGGCCGGCGAAGCTATCGTCAAATTCGGGCAGATCATCGGCTTTGCCAAGGAAGCCATTCCGGCCGGCGACTGGGTGCATGAGCATAATTGCGGCATGGGTGGCGCCGATGGCAGCCTCAAGCACGACTATGCCTTTGCCGAAGGGGCCATTGCGCCTGACATGATCCCGGTTGGCCAGCGGGCCACATTCGAGGGCTATCGCCGCGCCAATGGCAAGGTGGGCACGCGCAATTACGTTGGTATCCTGACCTCGGTCAATTGCTCGGCCACGGTGGCCAAGTTCATTGCCGAAGGGATTAATCGCTCGGGGATTTTGGATGATTATCCCGAGATCGATGGGGTTGTGCCGTTCGTGCATGGCACGGGCTGCGGCATGGAAAGCCGGGGCGAGGGCTTTGACATCCTGAAACGCACGCAATGGGGCTATACGTCCAATCCCAATCTGGGCGCGGCCATGCTGGTGGGGCTGGGCTGCGAAGTGTTCCAGATCGGCCGGATGAAGGAGATGTATGGGATTGTCGAGAGCGACACGTTCCAGACCATGACCATTCAGGAAAGCGGCGGCACCAAGAAGATCATCGAATGGGGCATTGAGCGCATGAAGGAAATGCTGCCGGTGGCCGCCCGCGCCAAGCGGGAAACCATTGATGCGTCCGAATTGACGCTGGCGCTGCAATGCGGGGGCTCGGACGGTTATTCGGGGATTACCGCCAACCCCGCTCTGGGCTATGCGGCCGATATTCTGGTGCGCAATGGTGGCACGGCGATCCTGAGCGAAACGCCGGAAATCTATGGCGCCGAGCATTTGCTGACGCGGCGCGCGGTGAGCCGGGAGGTGGGCGAGAAGCTGATCAGCCGTATCCATTGGTGGGAGGATTACACCGCCCGCAATCATGGCGAGATGAACAATAATCCCTCGCCAGGCAATAAGCTGGGCGGGCTGACCACTATTCTCGAAAAGTCGCTTGGCGCGGCGGCCAAGGGCGGTACGACGCCGCTGACGGCGGTTTATGAATATGCGGAGCCCGTGACCGAGAAGGGTTTTGTGTTCATGGACACGCCCGGCTTCGATCCGGTGTCGGCGACAGGGCAGGTGGCGGGTGGCGCCAATATCCTGGCCTTCACCACCGGGCGCGGTTCGGCCTATGGCTGCAAGCCCGTGCCCTCGATTAAGCTGGCCACCAATTCGGATATGTATGGCCGGATGCAGGACGATATGGACATCAATTGCGGCGATATCGTCGAGGGTGTGTCCATCGAGGCCAAGGGGCAGGAGATTTTCGATCTCATGCTGCGGGTGGCCTCGGGCGAGAAGACCAAGTCGGAAGCCTTGGGCTATGGCGACAATGAATTCGTGCCCTGGCAGGTCGGGGCGACGATGTGA
- a CDS encoding GntR family transcriptional regulator yields the protein MIPAESPYHFLARPAALTRGSVTLDVTNVLRQAIVTLALAPGQSIDKSAICEQLGVSRFPVSEALARLAAEGLVDIAPQRGSTVSLVKIADVREYMLIRKALESEALRVLIGNIDKDVIAALHANMAAQREAAARDDAEAFHQIDIDFHDIIFRSMRFTKIKGIIDSARANLDRARRLIITPRRLAHTIAEHQAIFDGILAENQDQATAAIRAHIDAVMVELFAFARENPEPFADGKTLEEESFPFG from the coding sequence ATGATACCGGCAGAAAGTCCCTACCATTTTCTCGCGCGCCCGGCCGCCTTGACGCGCGGCAGCGTTACGTTGGACGTGACCAATGTATTGCGCCAGGCCATTGTCACCCTGGCCCTCGCTCCCGGGCAAAGCATCGATAAATCGGCCATTTGCGAGCAATTGGGCGTGTCCCGCTTTCCGGTCAGCGAAGCCCTGGCCCGGCTGGCCGCCGAGGGCCTGGTCGATATCGCCCCGCAGCGCGGCTCGACCGTTTCGCTGGTCAAGATTGCCGATGTTCGCGAATATATGCTCATCCGCAAGGCGCTCGAAAGCGAGGCTCTGCGCGTGCTGATCGGCAATATCGACAAGGATGTCATCGCCGCGCTTCACGCCAATATGGCAGCCCAGCGCGAGGCCGCCGCCCGCGACGATGCCGAAGCCTTTCATCAGATCGACATCGATTTCCACGACATCATTTTCCGCTCGATGCGCTTTACCAAGATCAAGGGCATCATCGATTCCGCCCGCGCCAATCTCGACCGGGCCCGCCGTCTCATCATCACGCCCCGGCGCCTGGCACACACCATTGCCGAGCACCAGGCCATTTTCGACGGCATCCTGGCCGAAAACCAGGATCAGGCCACCGCTGCCATCCGCGCCCATATCGACGCGGTCATGGTCGAACTGTTCGCCTTTGCGCGCGAAAACCCCGAGCCCTTTGCCGATGGCAAGACGCTTGAGGAAGAAAGCTTTCCATTCGGCTGA
- a CDS encoding RbsD/FucU family protein: MLKNIPPLLGPDLLGILRAMGHGDEIAIVDANYPADSAGPVLVRLDGISATDVLEAILTLMPLDDFVDQAAICMQVVGDANKREPVMDAFETIVKKHEPAMGISTLERFAFYDRVKTGYAIVQTGETRLYGNILLKKGIIRPKG, from the coding sequence ATGCTCAAGAACATACCGCCATTGCTCGGCCCCGATCTGCTGGGCATTCTGCGGGCCATGGGTCACGGCGACGAAATCGCCATTGTCGACGCCAATTATCCCGCTGATTCTGCCGGCCCGGTCCTCGTGCGTCTCGACGGCATTTCGGCCACCGATGTGCTCGAAGCCATTCTCACCCTCATGCCGCTCGACGACTTCGTCGACCAGGCCGCCATCTGCATGCAGGTGGTGGGCGATGCCAATAAGCGCGAGCCGGTCATGGATGCTTTCGAAACCATCGTCAAAAAGCACGAACCAGCCATGGGCATTTCGACCCTCGAACGCTTCGCTTTCTACGACCGCGTCAAAACCGGTTACGCCATTGTCCAGACCGGCGAGACCCGGCTTTACGGCAATATCCTGCTCAAAAAAGGCATTATCCGCCCCAAGGGCTGA
- a CDS encoding fumarylacetoacetate hydrolase family protein yields the protein MKLLRVGAKGAEKPAILAEDGSIRDLTGIVGDIGGATLTPEGLAKIRATDIGVLPKLDAGSRIGPCVANVGKFICIGLNYADHAAETGAAIPAEPIIFMKATSAIIGPNDDVIIPKNSIKPDWEVELGVIIGKEARYIEEKDALDHVAGYCVVNDVSERHFQTERGGTWDKGKGSDTFGPIGPWLVTRDEVADPQQLGMWLDVDGKRYQNGSTKTMIFGVANVVAYVSQFMSLQPGDIISTGTPPGVGMGIKPNPVWLQPGNVMRLGIEGLGEQQQNVKAYSA from the coding sequence ATGAAACTGCTTCGTGTTGGCGCCAAGGGTGCCGAAAAGCCGGCAATTCTGGCCGAAGATGGCTCGATCCGCGACCTGACGGGAATTGTCGGCGATATCGGCGGGGCAACGCTGACGCCCGAAGGCCTGGCCAAAATCCGCGCTACCGATATCGGTGTGCTGCCCAAGCTCGATGCCGGATCGCGCATCGGCCCCTGCGTCGCCAATGTTGGCAAGTTCATCTGCATCGGCCTCAATTACGCCGACCATGCCGCCGAGACCGGCGCTGCCATCCCGGCCGAGCCCATCATTTTCATGAAGGCCACCAGCGCCATTATCGGCCCCAATGACGATGTGATCATCCCAAAAAATTCGATCAAGCCCGATTGGGAAGTCGAACTGGGCGTCATCATCGGCAAGGAAGCCCGCTATATCGAGGAAAAGGACGCTCTCGATCACGTCGCCGGCTATTGCGTGGTCAATGACGTGTCCGAACGCCACTTCCAGACCGAGCGCGGCGGCACCTGGGACAAGGGCAAGGGCAGCGACACCTTCGGCCCCATCGGCCCCTGGCTCGTCACCAGGGACGAAGTCGCCGACCCGCAGCAGCTGGGCATGTGGCTCGATGTCGATGGCAAGCGCTACCAGAACGGCTCGACCAAAACGATGATCTTCGGCGTTGCCAATGTGGTGGCCTATGTCAGCCAATTCATGAGCCTGCAGCCCGGCGACATCATCTCCACCGGCACGCCCCCGGGCGTCGGCATGGGTATCAAGCCGAACCCGGTCTGGCTCCAGCCCGGCAACGTCATGCGCCTGGGCATCGAAGGCCTGGGTGAGCAGCAGCAGAACGTGAAGGCCTACAGCGCCTGA
- a CDS encoding RidA family protein: MSAPIYHMVASGPRPVAPFSHAVEVDGWVFVTGQMPTNPEAPDAPLPAGIQAQTRRVIDNLKVVLGGIGLGLEHVTMARIYLTEFERDYDALNALWPGFFEPGKLPARTTIGVTALAVGALVEIDLVAKRPA, from the coding sequence ATGAGCGCGCCGATTTATCACATGGTGGCTTCCGGGCCACGGCCCGTTGCCCCGTTTTCCCATGCCGTCGAGGTGGATGGGTGGGTCTTCGTGACCGGCCAGATGCCGACCAATCCGGAAGCGCCCGATGCGCCATTGCCGGCGGGAATCCAGGCCCAGACCCGGCGGGTGATCGACAATCTCAAAGTGGTGTTGGGCGGCATTGGGCTGGGGCTCGAACATGTGACCATGGCCCGCATCTATCTCACCGAATTTGAACGCGACTATGACGCTCTCAATGCACTGTGGCCGGGCTTTTTCGAGCCGGGAAAGCTGCCGGCGCGGACCACAATAGGGGTGACGGCGCTGGCGGTGGGGGCGCTGGTGGAGATTGACCTGGTGGCGAAGCGGCCGGCTTAG
- a CDS encoding DedA family protein gives MFEFFHSVSLYLESFLDAISGNFWLTFWFIFAVAIGEAVFILGLFVPSTPVLLMAGGIIAEGRLPFWEVYFAAVIGAIIGDAISYTIGHFLKDKIKTIWPFRNHVDLIARGEDFFARHGGKAVFIGRFIPGVKAVIPGVAGIMGMRYGHFTIINVTSAFAWAAAHILPGMLLTAWLKSIGLSLELVIVVGALVLTVLFLVLHYHRRILLFFAPWLGGLGRSIQARWGNSDAVH, from the coding sequence ATGTTCGAGTTCTTCCATTCGGTCTCGCTCTATCTCGAGAGCTTTCTCGACGCTATTTCCGGCAATTTCTGGCTAACCTTCTGGTTCATTTTTGCCGTCGCCATCGGCGAGGCCGTGTTCATCCTGGGCCTTTTCGTGCCTTCGACGCCCGTCCTGCTGATGGCCGGCGGCATCATCGCCGAGGGCCGGCTACCCTTCTGGGAAGTCTATTTCGCCGCCGTGATCGGCGCCATTATCGGTGACGCCATCTCCTACACGATCGGCCATTTCCTCAAGGACAAGATCAAGACCATCTGGCCCTTCCGCAACCATGTCGATCTGATCGCCCGCGGCGAGGACTTCTTTGCCCGCCATGGCGGCAAGGCCGTGTTCATCGGCCGCTTCATCCCCGGCGTCAAAGCGGTCATCCCCGGCGTCGCCGGCATTATGGGCATGCGCTATGGTCATTTCACCATCATCAACGTGACCTCGGCCTTCGCCTGGGCGGCTGCCCATATCCTGCCCGGCATGCTGCTGACCGCCTGGCTCAAATCCATTGGCCTCTCGCTCGAACTGGTCATCGTGGTGGGCGCGCTGGTGCTGACCGTGCTGTTCCTGGTCCTGCATTACCATCGCCGCATCCTGCTCTTCTTCGCCCCCTGGCTGGGCGGGCTGGGCCGCTCGATCCAGGCCCGCTGGGGCAATTCCGACGCCGTCCATTGA
- a CDS encoding GNAT family N-acetyltransferase, producing the protein MSEAELVVQREDGPTRGRYVIHLAPGYDAEMTFRKEANGTIIIDHTGVPPEYEGRGIAAKLVHRAIADAREQGFKITPVCSYVVAQFRRHPEWADLRA; encoded by the coding sequence ATGAGTGAAGCCGAATTGGTCGTGCAGCGCGAAGATGGCCCCACGCGGGGCCGCTACGTCATCCACCTGGCGCCCGGCTACGATGCCGAAATGACCTTCCGCAAGGAGGCCAACGGCACGATCATCATCGACCATACCGGCGTCCCGCCCGAATATGAAGGCCGTGGCATCGCTGCCAAACTGGTGCATCGGGCCATTGCCGATGCCCGCGAACAGGGGTTCAAGATCACCCCTGTCTGCTCCTATGTCGTCGCCCAGTTCCGCCGCCACCCCGAATGGGCGGATTTGCGGGCCTAA
- a CDS encoding DUF3298 domain-containing protein, whose product MSKSIKVMSALAMLGAVMTPAAVVVPAAAASFDCSKASTPYEQAICGRPELSAADDVLAKSFATAIGGLTKEGTEAMRASQRVWLDYAQRVCTDNATPLTTGSYDDEGAACLLEKLKARSRLLEASRMIGGHRFYIVSQYRAMPDPNEADNPDSYWKVSSHEMSYPLLDHDDPLAENFNGFMKQNWSAIAGTGGDAAEDASADVMDSAVIKQVLASRITLETNSYWYGHGAAHGNGAVRYLHYFVPENRALLASDVFAGEGWEKTLLTLALAQLENEHGDWLQLPDDDTIEKIVTDPARWSFDDDYGLVIQFNQYEVAAYAYGMPTITISWDDLEAIKADNQDLVRYGN is encoded by the coding sequence ATGAGCAAATCGATCAAGGTGATGAGCGCGCTGGCCATGCTGGGCGCAGTGATGACCCCGGCGGCGGTGGTTGTGCCGGCAGCGGCGGCGAGCTTTGATTGCAGCAAGGCTTCGACACCCTATGAGCAGGCCATTTGCGGGCGTCCCGAGCTGTCGGCGGCCGATGATGTGCTGGCCAAGAGCTTTGCCACAGCCATTGGTGGGCTGACCAAGGAGGGAACCGAGGCCATGCGCGCCAGCCAGCGTGTCTGGCTCGATTATGCGCAGCGGGTTTGCACCGATAATGCAACGCCCCTCACCACCGGTAGCTATGATGACGAGGGTGCCGCGTGCCTGCTCGAAAAGCTCAAGGCGCGCAGCCGGTTGCTGGAGGCCAGCCGCATGATCGGCGGGCACCGTTTCTATATCGTGTCGCAATACCGGGCCATGCCGGACCCCAATGAAGCGGACAATCCGGATTCCTATTGGAAAGTGTCCAGCCACGAGATGAGCTATCCGCTGCTCGATCACGACGATCCGCTGGCGGAGAATTTCAACGGCTTCATGAAGCAGAACTGGTCGGCCATTGCCGGGACGGGTGGCGACGCCGCCGAGGATGCGAGCGCCGATGTCATGGATAGCGCCGTGATCAAGCAGGTGCTCGCTTCGCGCATCACGCTCGAGACCAATAGCTATTGGTATGGCCATGGCGCCGCGCATGGCAATGGCGCCGTCCGGTACCTGCATTATTTCGTTCCCGAGAACCGGGCGCTGCTGGCCAGCGACGTCTTTGCCGGAGAGGGGTGGGAAAAGACGCTGCTGACGCTGGCGCTGGCCCAGCTCGAGAACGAGCATGGCGATTGGCTGCAATTGCCCGATGACGACACGATCGAAAAGATCGTCACCGACCCGGCGCGGTGGAGCTTTGACGACGACTATGGGCTGGTGATCCAATTCAACCAGTATGAAGTGGCCGCCTATGCCTATGGCATGCCCACGATCACCATTTCCTGGGACGATCTGGAAGCGATCAAGGCCGATAACCAGGACCTGGTGCGCTACGGCAATTAG
- a CDS encoding alpha/beta hydrolase produces the protein MMADYHYREGKGADAAAPLFVLLHGTGGDENQFFDLGGQLLPGARIITPRGDVSEHGALRYFKRTGEGVYDMEDLALRTRQMVEFVTARRDEGKPTRVIGLGYSNGANILASVQFVAPELFDATVLMHPLIPFAPPEVDFGGRKVLITAGQRDPMASVAMTQGLGDYFKTHGAKAEVFWHAGGHELRQEELRTAQGFLAG, from the coding sequence ATCATGGCCGATTACCATTATCGTGAAGGCAAGGGCGCCGATGCTGCGGCACCGCTTTTCGTGCTGCTGCATGGCACGGGCGGGGACGAGAACCAGTTCTTCGATCTGGGCGGGCAGCTATTGCCGGGCGCGCGGATCATCACGCCGCGCGGCGATGTCAGCGAGCATGGGGCACTGCGCTATTTCAAGCGCACGGGCGAAGGGGTCTATGACATGGAGGACCTGGCGCTGCGGACGCGGCAGATGGTCGAATTCGTCACGGCGCGGCGGGATGAGGGGAAGCCGACGCGGGTGATCGGGCTGGGTTATTCCAATGGGGCCAATATTCTGGCGTCAGTGCAGTTTGTGGCGCCGGAGCTGTTCGACGCGACGGTGCTGATGCATCCGCTGATCCCGTTTGCGCCGCCGGAGGTGGATTTTGGTGGGCGCAAGGTGCTGATTACGGCGGGGCAGCGTGATCCGATGGCGTCCGTGGCGATGACGCAGGGGCTGGGGGATTATTTCAAGACGCATGGGGCGAAGGCGGAGGTCTTCTGGCATGCCGGCGGGCATGAATTGCGGCAGGAAGAGTTGCGGACGGCGCAGGGGTTTTTGGCGGGGTAA
- a CDS encoding L-serine ammonia-lyase — translation MFLSIFDIFKIGIGPSSSHTMGPMTAARRFLDELKHSDRPRPANARAAALTASLHGSLAYTGLGHGSGRAVILGLCGEDPKTVDPDRMDTIIAQVEATGTVHPPGHAPYRFRPAVDLVFDRKTALPGHPNGLQFAAYDTDGQLLLRRAYFSIGGGFVVSAEELDALKGASPAQADVPYPFAHAQDMLAMARASGLSIAGMKRANEEATTKRLALDRGIDEIWGVMSACIDRGLTQDGIMPGGLNVKRRARSIFLQLDAQWQRNELTPLMANDWLSLYAMAVNEENAGGGRVVTAPTNGAAGVIPAVMRYFLKFNAAAGPQAVREYLLTAAAIGGIIKHNASISGAEVGCQGEVGSASAMAAAGLCAIMGGTPEQVENAAEIALEHHLGMTCDPVAGLVQIPCIERNAFGAVKAVTAASLALKGDGTHAVPLDACIETMRQTGLDMSERYKETSLAGLAVNVVAC, via the coding sequence ATGTTCCTATCGATTTTCGACATCTTCAAGATCGGCATCGGGCCATCGAGTTCCCACACAATGGGTCCGATGACCGCCGCCCGGCGCTTTCTCGATGAACTCAAGCACAGCGACCGCCCCCGCCCCGCCAATGCCCGCGCCGCCGCGCTGACGGCAAGCCTGCATGGCTCGCTGGCCTATACCGGCTTGGGCCATGGCAGCGGCCGCGCCGTCATTCTGGGCCTCTGTGGCGAAGATCCCAAAACCGTCGATCCCGACCGGATGGACACCATCATCGCCCAGGTCGAGGCGACCGGAACGGTCCATCCACCAGGCCACGCCCCCTATCGCTTCCGCCCGGCCGTCGATCTGGTGTTCGACCGCAAGACCGCCCTGCCCGGCCACCCCAATGGGTTGCAATTTGCTGCCTATGATACCGATGGCCAATTGTTGCTGCGCCGCGCCTATTTCTCCATCGGCGGCGGCTTCGTCGTCAGCGCCGAGGAGCTCGATGCCCTCAAGGGCGCGTCCCCTGCCCAGGCCGACGTGCCCTATCCCTTCGCCCATGCTCAGGACATGCTGGCCATGGCCAGAGCTTCGGGCCTGTCCATCGCCGGCATGAAGCGCGCCAACGAGGAAGCCACCACCAAGCGTCTCGCCCTTGATCGCGGCATCGATGAAATCTGGGGCGTGATGAGTGCCTGCATCGACCGGGGCCTGACCCAGGACGGCATCATGCCGGGCGGCCTCAACGTCAAGCGCCGCGCCCGCTCCATTTTCCTGCAGCTCGATGCGCAATGGCAGCGTAACGAGCTGACCCCGCTCATGGCCAATGATTGGCTCAGCCTTTACGCCATGGCGGTCAATGAAGAAAACGCCGGCGGCGGCCGCGTCGTCACCGCGCCCACCAATGGCGCGGCCGGGGTCATCCCCGCCGTCATGCGCTATTTCCTCAAATTCAACGCCGCCGCCGGCCCGCAAGCCGTGCGCGAATACCTGCTCACCGCCGCCGCCATTGGCGGCATTATCAAGCACAATGCCTCGATCTCGGGCGCCGAAGTGGGCTGTCAGGGCGAAGTGGGCTCTGCCTCGGCCATGGCCGCCGCCGGCCTCTGCGCGATTATGGGCGGCACCCCCGAACAGGTCGAAAACGCCGCTGAAATTGCGCTGGAACACCATCTGGGCATGACCTGCGATCCCGTCGCGGGCCTGGTGCAAATCCCCTGCATCGAACGCAACGCCTTCGGCGCCGTCAAAGCCGTCACCGCCGCCTCCCTCGCCCTCAAAGGCGACGGCACCCACGCTGTTCCCCTCGACGCCTGCATCGAAACCATGCGGCAAACGGGGCTGGACATGTCCGAGCGGTATAAGGAAACGAGCCTGGCCGGGTTGGCTGTGAACGTAGTGGCCTGCTGA
- a CDS encoding mannose-1-phosphate guanylyltransferase/mannose-6-phosphate isomerase — translation MSSRIVPVILAGGQGTRLWPMSRAARPKQFLPLTGAQSLFQQTLARVSDGDVYTPAIVITNADYRFIVAEQASEMGAPLAGVLLEPVARNTAVAIAAVAVYARNLFGAEAVLHVLPSDHDVGVDAGYLLAVQQAAAAAAEGRLVTFGIVPTAPETGYGYIKAGGDLGGGVSAVERFVEKPDLVRAEQMLAEGGYLWNSGMFMIGAEAFLVECEALSPETLAAANGAVAAARVDLDFVRLEEAAFATAPNISVDYAIFEKTGRAAVVAVSFGWSDLGSWDAVWKAQEHDEAGNAGSGSVTFSHTSNSLVVTDHAHVAVEGLDDIAVIASEDAVYVGKLSEAQKVGPLVKLLRAGKDTVGLTEIHRTAYRPWGGYSSVLNGERFQVKRLFVKPGKKLSLQKHHHRSEHWVVVRGTAEVTLDGVVSMLSENQSIYLPLGCTHRLANPGKIELELIEVQTGSYLGEDDIIRIEDEFGRA, via the coding sequence ATGAGTTCTCGTATCGTACCCGTCATCCTGGCCGGGGGCCAGGGCACGCGGTTGTGGCCGATGTCGCGGGCGGCGCGCCCCAAGCAGTTCCTGCCGCTGACGGGGGCGCAAAGCCTTTTCCAGCAGACGCTGGCGCGGGTGAGCGATGGGGATGTCTATACGCCCGCCATCGTCATCACCAATGCCGATTATCGCTTCATCGTGGCCGAGCAGGCCAGCGAAATGGGGGCGCCACTGGCTGGGGTGCTGCTTGAGCCGGTGGCGCGCAATACGGCCGTGGCGATCGCTGCCGTGGCCGTTTATGCGCGCAATCTCTTTGGCGCCGAAGCGGTGTTGCATGTGCTGCCATCCGACCACGATGTGGGGGTGGATGCGGGGTATCTGCTGGCGGTGCAGCAGGCAGCCGCAGCGGCCGCCGAAGGGCGGCTGGTGACCTTTGGCATCGTGCCCACGGCACCCGAGACGGGCTATGGCTACATCAAGGCCGGTGGCGATCTGGGCGGCGGCGTCAGCGCTGTCGAACGGTTCGTGGAAAAGCCCGATCTCGTGCGCGCCGAGCAGATGCTGGCCGAGGGCGGGTATCTCTGGAATTCGGGCATGTTCATGATCGGCGCCGAGGCTTTCCTCGTCGAATGCGAGGCGCTGTCGCCCGAAACGCTGGCAGCCGCCAATGGCGCGGTGGCGGCGGCACGGGTCGATCTCGATTTCGTGCGGCTGGAAGAAGCCGCTTTTGCGACCGCGCCCAATATTTCGGTCGATTATGCGATCTTTGAAAAAACCGGGCGGGCGGCGGTGGTGGCGGTCAGCTTCGGCTGGTCTGATCTGGGCAGCTGGGATGCGGTGTGGAAGGCCCAGGAGCATGACGAAGCGGGCAATGCCGGCAGCGGTTCCGTGACGTTCAGCCATACGTCCAATTCGCTGGTTGTTACCGACCATGCCCATGTGGCGGTCGAGGGGCTGGACGATATCGCGGTGATTGCCAGCGAGGACGCTGTTTATGTCGGCAAGCTCTCCGAGGCGCAGAAGGTGGGGCCGTTGGTCAAGCTTTTGCGCGCGGGCAAGGACACAGTGGGCCTGACCGAAATTCACCGCACGGCCTATCGGCCCTGGGGTGGCTATTCATCGGTGCTCAATGGCGAGCGGTTCCAGGTCAAGCGGCTCTTCGTCAAGCCGGGCAAGAAGCTGAGCCTGCAAAAGCACCATCACCGCTCCGAGCATTGGGTCGTGGTGCGGGGTACGGCCGAGGTGACGCTGGATGGCGTGGTGAGCATGCTCAGCGAAAACCAGTCGATTTACCTGCCGCTGGGCTGCACGCATCGCCTCGCCAATCCGGGCAAGATCGAGCTGGAGCTGATCGAGGTGCAGACCGGGTCCTATCTGGGCGAGGACGATATTATCCGGATCGAGGATGAGTTCGGGCGGGCTTAG
- a CDS encoding GntR family transcriptional regulator — MAIPNAVAGLLRRPARLGDEVYSAIFARIMSGEIAAGGRIGVDALARQLGVSQTPIREALGRLEAEGLVSKTHLVGYSVAPQLNARQLAELYEMRLLIEPFAARKCADVMTDAVIGQLEALCADMAALVNEEGLDAYAQFGQLDMAFHDQIAVSADNELLLQAQVGLHSHVHLFRLVRDAKVTRTVLDEHEALVAAIKARDPDGAERAMRSHIERSHARFATA, encoded by the coding sequence ATGGCCATTCCCAATGCCGTTGCCGGCCTGTTGCGGCGTCCGGCCCGATTGGGCGACGAGGTCTATAGCGCCATTTTCGCGCGCATCATGTCCGGCGAGATCGCCGCCGGCGGGCGGATCGGGGTCGATGCGCTGGCCCGGCAATTGGGCGTGTCGCAGACGCCTATTCGCGAGGCGCTGGGGCGGCTCGAGGCCGAGGGGCTGGTCAGCAAGACGCATCTGGTGGGCTATAGCGTTGCGCCGCAACTGAACGCGCGCCAGCTCGCCGAGCTTTATGAAATGCGGCTGTTGATCGAGCCCTTTGCCGCGCGCAAATGCGCCGATGTCATGACCGATGCAGTGATCGGCCAACTCGAAGCGCTCTGCGCCGATATGGCGGCCCTGGTCAACGAAGAGGGGCTGGATGCCTATGCCCAGTTCGGGCAGCTCGATATGGCTTTTCACGATCAGATCGCCGTGAGCGCGGACAACGAATTGCTGTTGCAGGCGCAGGTGGGACTGCATTCTCACGTGCATTTGTTCCGGCTGGTGCGCGATGCAAAGGTGACGCGCACCGTGCTTGACGAACATGAGGCCCTGGTGGCCGCCATCAAGGCGCGTGATCCCGATGGCGCCGAGCGGGCGATGCGGAGCCATATCGAGCGTTCGCACGCCCGGTTCGCTACGGCGTAA